The DNA sequence TTTGGGTCTTGTGTTCTATTATTTTGCGCTCCAAAGAGGCCATGCAAGTCTGGTCGTGCCCTTAACTTCCCTGTATCCTGCTGTGACAGTAGTTCTGAGCTATGCAATTCTCGCTGAGCGACCAAGCTTAACCCAGTGGATTGGACTCATACTGATTCTTATCGGTGCATTTCTTTTGCTCTCAGGTCCGATTGAGGGCAGGTAAGGCAACTATAGATGACTTTATGAGAATTATGATATATCCTCGTTGCCTGGTTAGGAATTTCATTTCCGTAGGGCAAACCTTTAGGTTTGCCACCCCCGTGCATGGTCAGACGGGGGAGCAAGGCTAAAGCCTTGCCCTACATCAACTCCTGTTTTTTATGATTCTGTTTTGTTTCATCTCTTGGATGCTCTATGCAACTTAATGATAAAAAAGCGATCTTCGGATGGAGTATGTATGATTGGGCTAATTCGGCTTTTGCTACCACCGTTATGGCCGGATTTTTTCCCATTTTTTTTAAACAATACTGGAGTATTGGCGTTGATACCACGATAACTACAGCGAGGTTAGGATTTGCAAATTCGGCTGCAAGTATGATCATAGGTTTAGGAGCACCCATATTAGGAGCCATTGCTGACAAGGGAACTTCAAAAAAGAAATTTCTTTTCTTCTTTGCTTATATGGGCGCAGTGATGACTTCATGTCTGTGCATGGTCTCTCAGGGTAACTGGCCGGTAGCCATTCTTCTGTATATCTTTGCAACTATTGGATTCTTAGGAGGGAATATCTTCTACGATGCATTGATCACGAGTGTGGCATCTGAGAAGAAGTTGGACTTTGTCTCTGGATTAGGTTTTTCTTTGGGATATCTGGGAGGTGGTATCCTTTTCGCATTCAATGTATGGATGGTTCTCAATGCTAAAGTATCTGGATTTTCAGATACCGGGAAAGTGATAAAATTCTCATTCCTTTCCGTAGGCATCTGGTGGGCTGTATTTTCTATCCCTCTTTTCCTTTTTGTAAAAGAACCTAAGAATACTGAGATAAAATTACCGGTAACTATGGTAAAAGCAGGTTTTACCCAATTAAGAAAAACATTTCGGAACGTTCGGCATTTAAAGACGGTTTTTTTTTTCTTATGGCCTATTGGTTCTATATTGATGGTGTAAATACCATTGTCTACATGGCGGTAGATTATGGTATTTCTATAGGCCTTGAATCCCGTGATTTAATTGTCGCATTACTCATCACCCAATTCATTGGGTTTCCATCTGCTTTGGGGCTTGTTTATCTTGGCGGTAAGATTGGCGCCAGATATGCTATCTTTATTGCTCTTGCAATTTATTTATTTGTTTCCTTCTATGGCGCTTTTGTGCAAAGTAAGAATGAATTCTATATATTAGCCATTACCATTGGTTTGGTTCAGGGGGGCATTCAGGCGTTAAGTCGCTCATACTATGCAAAAATAATTCCTGTTAACAAATCAGCCGAGTATTTTGGCTTTTATAATATGGTAGGTAAATTTGCCGCTGTTATTGGCCCTGCCTTTATTGGTGGGACCAATCTGATGGTGAGATCTCTTGGGTATAGCAGTGATAGTGCATCGCGATTTGGTATTTCGTCTGTTTCGCTCTTTTTTATTATTGGCGGAATTTTGTTCTCTCTTGTGAATGAAGAAAAAGGGAGGAAAGAGTTGAAATACTTATCTCAGGATTCTGTTTAGAATTTTTTGTAAGATGGAAAATATTTTCTTTTTATCTTTCATTTCCTCTATTATGCGGTATAGTATAGCTAAGAGAAAACAGTATTACTGTACGAGATTTTTTATAAATTACGTGATTGCAAGGTAACTATCAGATTGATAAAGAAAATTTAAAAATCTGCTTATGATATCTGATTTATGAATCTTTTATAGCAAAGAGATCCCCCATCGAATTAAAAAGGAATCCCAACCTTATAGATACTGTAAAGGTGGGGTATGCATATAGTTCCCACTCAATCGTGCTGCATCGATCTTTATTAAGGGCAACTCATCTTTTTTTTGATATTCAAATTCAATCTCCAGGTACTTCCAATACACTGCCTCCAGATATCTTAGATTTACTCCATATACTGTTTTATTGTTACATAAGGTAGTCTTCAACAATTGTATAAGCTCTTGGATTTTCGCATAAATCTATACGTAGGTTCTTTCGATAACAGAATTTGTATGGCATGTATTTTTAACTTTTTAGACTATGGTATATAAAATTTGTAACTGTTTTTACATTGGTTTATTTGTGAGGATAAATCGTAGACAAGGGCTTTAAAGAATAGAAAGGAGATACGCGTGAATATTTACGTAGGTAACTTACCACCTGATGTTAGTGAAGATGATTTGCGACAAGCTTTTGAGGTTTTTGGAAAGGTGACATCCGCTACTGTTATAAAAGATATATTCAGCGGGACATCAAAAGGGTTCGGATTTGTGGAAATGCCTGCTAAAGCTGAAGCACAGGCTGCAATCAATGGCTTGAATAGCAAGGAATTAAAAGGGAAAATGATTGTCGTTAATGAGGCTCGTCCACGTGAAGAAAAACGAAGGGGCGGTGGCGGTGGAAGAGGCGGCAGTGGTGGAAGAGGCAGCAGTGGCGGCGGTGGTAGGGGTGGAAGATACGGTAGTAGTGGCAGCGGTGGAAGGCGACGTTTCTAATAAAGATACCATGCGGAATAATGCAGGATATCATGTTACTTAACAACGTGTTTGCAGCTATGTTTTGCCTAACACATTTGGTTTTAGCATATGCTGGAGGACGTTATTAAATTCCTCAGAAGGGAGCTATTATAAAACGAAAGGAGTGAAAAATGAGACAGGCAAAGTATGGTGATACCGTTAAAGTACATTACACGGGTAAATTGGATGATAGTACAGTATTTGATTCCTCTGAAGACCGTGAACCTCTGCAGTTTACTATAGGCAATGGTCAGATAATTCCAAGTTTTGAACAATCGGTGGTGGGAATGAGCCCCGGAGAATCAAAAACCATCAATATTAAATCGGAAGATGCATATGGGGGTCATAACGAAGAGATGGTAGGGGTTGTGGACCGAGATCAATTTCCCTCCGATGTGGAACCAAAAGTTGGACAACAGTTTAAGGTCCGTGGCGCTGATGGTCAAACATCGGTAGTTACGGTAACTGATGTTTCTGAATCTGATGTGACATTAGATGCTAATCATCCTTTAGCTGGTAAAGATCTTACTTTTGATATCAAACTTATAGATATTGCATGAGTGCCTTTCGTTATTATTTTCATTAGATAGTACAGAAACTTCTCATAGGAAGGCTGAGGCAATTTGCTTCTTTTATCACAGAGGGATTATGCTAAGGTACGAATGCGAATTACCGTCTTATGTGCTCTCTATCAGATAGATAATTATAGAAAATTGTGTGCACTAATGTAGGGGTGAACGTCCATTCACCCCTACATTGTTCGTCCTTCTTCAGTCTTCATTTCTTGATTTTTATCTTCTTTTCCAGAAATTGTGCCATGTCACATCCTTGTGATATCGCAATTTTGTATCATGTCACAGTATTCCACATTATCATGGTCAATCATTCTGTGCTGTTCGCCATTCGAAAAACTACACTGAGTTTATTATCTTATCGATTATGTACTATGAAAAGTAAAATTTAATCATTCCTTATCTTTTTCATGCTATTGGCACATCTTTTTCTCTCTAATGCATATTACATTCCTTTGATTGTACAACAACACAAGAGGAGCAAAGAGAAGTGGTACGGGCAAAATATGGTGATACTGTTAAGATCCACTATACGGGAAAACTTGAAGATGGTACGATATTCGATACCTCAATTAATCGAAAACCTTTGAGATTTACCATAGGTAAAGGTTCTATCATTTCTGGTCTTGAAGAAGCAGTAATTGGGATGGAGCCGGGTGAGCTAAAAACAATCAGAGTACCATCAAATAAAGCACATGGTTCATATGACGAAGAATTAATTGTTGTAATAGACCGAGAAGAATTTCCATCCAATTTGGAACCGGAGGTAGGTCATCAGCTAGATATTTATCAAGAAGATGGCGGGACTGTTGTAGTCACGGTGACTAATATTACTGAACAGGAAGTAACTCTGGATATTAACCACCCTTTAGCCGGCAAGGATCTTATTTTTCATTTTCAGCTCATAGAAATTATTCCACCGTCCCATTGATAGTTATCTTAAATATTTTCCGAAGATAACATCGAGCTTCTTCTTAACGCTCTCTGGAATCATGTTTTTATGAGTTACAATAGCATTTTGTACTGCTGTTGCGCAAGAACAGCTTCTCTTTTGTTCTATTTTTGGAATAGCGCTCCTGAGAATCTGTTTTGCTGTTTCAGCATTTTTATTTAAATTTGCAATAATCATTTCCAGCGTTACCGGTTCTTCTTCTATGTGCCAACAGTCATAGTCTGTAGCCATAGCCAAGGTACTGTAGCATATTTCTGCTTCCCGTGCCAGTTTGGCCTCCTGAAGGTTTGTCATGCCGATGACGCTAACCCCCCATTGTCTGTACACATTCGATTCTGCCCGGTAGAGAATAAAGGGCCTTCCATGCACAAATAAGTACCGCCCTTGTGCACCCGTACACCAATGGATTTAGCCGCATTAAATAATGTATTGGCAAGGGTACTGCATACCGGATCGGCAAAACTTACATGTCCCACAATTCCTTCTCCGAAGAATGTGCTGATCCTGCCTTGTGTCCTATCAAAGAATTGGTCTGGAATAACAATATCTAAAGGTTTAATCTCTTCTTTCATGCTTCCAACAGCGCTGACAGCAATGATATGCTCCACACCTAATTTCTTCATCCCGTAAATATTAGCCCTGAAGTTGAGTTCTGATGGCAAGATCATGTGCCCTCTGCCATGACGTGGCAGAAAAGCTACTTTCCGTCCTTCTAAGGTTCCTACCATAAAACTATCAGATGGCTTGCCAAAAGGGGTATCAATTGACACTTCTTTTACCTCTTGAATTCCCTCTATATTGTAAAGGCCGCTCCCCCCAATAATGCCGATCATCTGCTCTCTCATTTTTTATCTCTCCTTTTACCGTAACCTTTTTTGCTACAGAGTAACGAATCTCCAGGATCAAAATCTTTATTGCTTGTATTTTTTTATGTCTGAGCAATATGGTTATTATTCAGAATAAAAACGTCTAGATTATGCGAAAAGTATCCTCTCTGTGTCAATAAATAAAATTTGAAGTGTTTTGAGGACGTTGATATAATCCACTTACCTGTGAAAAATTTTCCTGTATGTTTAATAAGCAATAATGAAAAGAGAAGGATGATGATGTGAAAAATCATGAGATTGCAGCATTATTTGAACGGATTGCTAATGTACTGGAGCTTAAAGGGGAAAATGCTTTTCGCATAAATTCTTACCGGAAGGCTGCTCGGATACTTGGAGATGTAACAGAGGATATAGAAATACTTGCCAGGGAAGGGAAATTAAAGGATATTCCCGGCATCGGAGAAAGTATGGCCGAAAAAATTATGGAATATATTCATACCGGAAAAATGTCCAAGTACGATGAGGTAATGAAGGAAATTTCTGAAGAAACAATAACCCTTATGCAGATACCTGGCTTAGGTCCAAAAACCGTAGCCATGTTGAATAAGAAATTAGGTATCGTGAGTTTGAGTGACCTTGAGAAGGCTTTACAAGAAGGCAAGCTAAAGGGGTTATTTGGGATTGGAGATAAGAAGATTCAAAACATTATGAGAGGGATCGAGTTATTTAAGACAAGTCAGCAGCGTATTCCTATTGGAATGGCATACCCTGTTGTGAAAGGGATTATAGAAGTATTAAAACACCATTCACAAACAAAAGATATCCAATCAGCAGGTTCATTGCGCAGAATGAAGGAAACCGTTGGGGATATAGATATACTAGCCACCGGTACACATGGTGAGGATATTGTAAAATCTTTTGTAACTATGCGTGGTGTAACACAGATATTAGCAGCAGGGGATACCAAAGGAAGTGTTCGGGTGGAGGAAGGTGTGCAAGTAGACTTGCGAGTGGTTCGTGAAGATGAGTTCGGTTCTGCATTACAATACTTTACCGGCTCAAAGGAACACAACGTTCATCTCCGGGAGATTGCTAAAAAGAAGGGATATAAGATCAATGAGTATGGCATCTTTAAGGACAATAAAAGGATTGGGGGAAGCAGGGAGGAGGAGATTTATAAGGCACTGGGGATGGACTGGATACCGCCTGAGTTGCGCGAAAATAAGGGAGAAATCGAAGCTGCTCAGGAGGGGAAATTACCGAATCTCATTAAACTTTCAGATATCAAAGGAGATCTCCACAACCATTCCAATTGGAGTGATGGCAATTCCACTTTTGAGGAAATGGCCAAACGAGCTATGGATATGGGATACAAGTATCTCGTGGTATCGGATCACTCACAGTCACTCCATGTGGCGAATGGTTTAAAGGAGGAAGAACTGCTTGAAGAGATTGAGGAGATTGATAATTTGAATAAAAAATTGAAAGGATTTACCTTATTGAAGGCGACAGAAGTGGATATTATGGCTGATGGGTCTATTGATTTTCCTGATAAACTATTAGAAAAACTGGATGTTGTTATAGCTTCTATCCATAGTGGATTTAAGCAAGAGAAGAAAAAAATTACCGAACGAATGATTGCTGCTATTCGCAATCCTTATGTTAACATCATCGCTCATCCAACAGGCCGGTTAATTGGTAAACGTGAAGGGTATGAGGTAGACCTGGATAAGGTTATGGAGGCTTGCGTTGAAACCGGTACGGCGCTTGAGCTTAACTGTTATTATGATAGGCTCGATCTCAATGATAGCAATTGCAAAAAGGCAAAAGAGACAGGAGTTATGATTGCAATTAGTACCGATGCCCACCATGTGGATCAGATGTGGATGATTGAATTGGGTGTGGGGATAGCCCGCAGAGGTTGGCTGGAGGCAAAGAATGTAATTAACACATTCTTACTCCATGACTTAAAAGCCTTTTGTAAGAAAAAAAGGGCAACTATCTAATTACTTCACACAACGATAGCGCTTATTCCTCTATCTGATCCAACAGGGTAGAACTTTCCTGAGTAAATTCAGTCATCACCTCTGTGTATTCTCAATATAACATCAGAGACGATACAAAGCCCACCAAACTTTTTTATAATAGGCTTTATAGCCTCTACGACCTTATGCATCTGATTTTCCTCACCCACAACTAATATGTAACTGTTTTTAAATAAATCTGCAAATTCATAACCCGACCGCACCCCTCGATGGCCTTTTCCTGTTACATCTTTTATAACACTGTAACCAGAAACTCCAACCTCTTCAAGAAGTTTAATAATATTTTCAACTTCAAGAGAATCTGTTATAATTTCTACTTTTACCACTCTTTTCATATTTTTATTTCCAAAATAAGGGAATCCATTGATCAGTTCTCAAAATTAAATAGTAATACAAAGGTATTCCTACGATAATATTGAATGGGAAGGTGATAGCTAAAGCCATGGGAACGAATAGACTTGGATTTGCCTCAGGAAGCGACAATCGCATAGCTGCAGGGACTGCAATATATGAAGCGCTGGAACAAAGTACCGAAAACATGAGGGCATTTTCTGGCTGCAAATGTATGAGCTTTGCTATAAAAATGGCAATACACGCATTAAGAACTGGAACTAATATCGCAAAAGGCGGTAAAAAGAATCCTGCGCTTTTCAGGTCGCCAATTCTTTTCGCTGCCAAAAGTCCCATATCAAGAAGAAAAAAGCTTAGCATTCCTTTAAAGATGTCTTTTGTAAAAGGTTTTAATGTATCCCACCCTTCTTCAC is a window from the Candidatus Jettenia sp. genome containing:
- a CDS encoding RNA-binding protein is translated as MNIYVGNLPPDVSEDDLRQAFEVFGKVTSATVIKDIFSGTSKGFGFVEMPAKAEAQAAINGLNSKELKGKMIVVNEARPREEKRRGGGGGRGGSGGRGSSGGGGRGGRYGSSGSGGRRRF
- a CDS encoding peptidylprolyl isomerase translates to MVRAKYGDTVKIHYTGKLEDGTIFDTSINRKPLRFTIGKGSIISGLEEAVIGMEPGELKTIRVPSNKAHGSYDEELIVVIDREEFPSNLEPEVGHQLDIYQEDGGTVVVTVTNITEQEVTLDINHPLAGKDLIFHFQLIEIIPPSH
- a CDS encoding MTAP family purine nucleoside phosphorylase, giving the protein MREQMIGIIGGSGLYNIEGIQEVKEVSIDTPFGKPSDSFMVGTLEGRKVAFLPRHGRGHMILPSELNFRANIYGMKKLGVEHIIAVSAVGSMKEEIKPLDIVIPDQFFDRTQGRISTFFGEGIVGHVSFADPVCSTLANTLFNAAKSIGVRVHKGGTYLCMEGPLFSTGQNRMCTDNGGLASSA
- the polX gene encoding DNA polymerase/3'-5' exonuclease PolX encodes the protein MKNHEIAALFERIANVLELKGENAFRINSYRKAARILGDVTEDIEILAREGKLKDIPGIGESMAEKIMEYIHTGKMSKYDEVMKEISEETITLMQIPGLGPKTVAMLNKKLGIVSLSDLEKALQEGKLKGLFGIGDKKIQNIMRGIELFKTSQQRIPIGMAYPVVKGIIEVLKHHSQTKDIQSAGSLRRMKETVGDIDILATGTHGEDIVKSFVTMRGVTQILAAGDTKGSVRVEEGVQVDLRVVREDEFGSALQYFTGSKEHNVHLREIAKKKGYKINEYGIFKDNKRIGGSREEEIYKALGMDWIPPELRENKGEIEAAQEGKLPNLIKLSDIKGDLHNHSNWSDGNSTFEEMAKRAMDMGYKYLVVSDHSQSLHVANGLKEEELLEEIEEIDNLNKKLKGFTLLKATEVDIMADGSIDFPDKLLEKLDVVIASIHSGFKQEKKKITERMIAAIRNPYVNIIAHPTGRLIGKREGYEVDLDKVMEACVETGTALELNCYYDRLDLNDSNCKKAKETGVMIAISTDAHHVDQMWMIELGVGIARRGWLEAKNVINTFLLHDLKAFCKKKRATI
- a CDS encoding transcriptional regulator → MKRVVKVEIITDSLEVENIIKLLEEVGVSGYSVIKDVTGKGHRGVRSGYEFADLFKNSYILVVGEENQMHKVVEAIKPIIKKFGGLCIVSDVILRIHRGDD